A single genomic interval of Deltaproteobacteria bacterium harbors:
- a CDS encoding response regulator transcription factor — MNPPYRIIIAEDHTILREGLRALLSSKPSFEIVAEAEDGRDAIRSVVEHRPDLILMDLSMPNMNGLEAIREIKKQNPDTKIIVLTVHKAEEYILAALQAGADGYVLKDATHAELEMAIMNVLQGKRFLSPGISEKVIGGYLEGKMGMKEKSAWDTLTQREREILKLIAEGNKNKEIAEYLCISQKTVEKHRTNLMKKLDLHNVAALTAFAMEKGLISR, encoded by the coding sequence ATGAATCCACCTTACCGGATCATCATAGCTGAGGACCACACCATCCTGCGGGAGGGGCTCCGGGCCCTGTTGTCTTCCAAGCCCAGCTTCGAGATCGTAGCCGAAGCGGAGGACGGCCGGGACGCCATTCGCAGCGTGGTGGAGCACAGACCCGACCTGATCTTGATGGATCTCTCCATGCCCAATATGAACGGGTTGGAGGCGATTCGAGAGATCAAGAAACAAAATCCGGATACCAAGATCATCGTGCTGACGGTCCACAAGGCTGAGGAATACATCCTCGCCGCTCTCCAGGCCGGGGCGGATGGGTATGTGTTGAAAGACGCCACCCACGCCGAGCTGGAAATGGCGATCATGAACGTTTTACAGGGAAAGCGATTCCTGAGTCCCGGAATTTCAGAGAAGGTCATCGGGGGCTATCTGGAAGGGAAGATGGGGATGAAGGAAAAGTCCGCCTGGGACACCTTGACCCAGAGGGAACGGGAGATCCTGAAGCTTATCGCCGAGGGAAACAAGAACAAGGAGATCGCCGAGTACCTGTGTATCAGCCAAAAGACGGTGGAAAAACACCGAACCAACCTCATGAAAAAACTGGATCTTCACAATGTCGCGGCCCTCACGGCCTTTGCCATGGAAAAAGGCCTGATAAGCCGCTGA